In Bacillus sp. SB49, a single window of DNA contains:
- a CDS encoding potassium/proton antiporter, which produces MFFDTFGTDAFLLLVAFLLFSGIFAAKFSNRWGVPSLILFIIVGMLVGSDGLGIIYFDNADTAQLIGVLALVIILFEGGLHTKWATVRSVAVPSLSLATVGVLVTSSTIGVAAYLLFDLTLLEGLLLGAIVGSTDAAAVFAALKERNIKAKMGATLEAESGTNDPMAVFLTLSFIELITKPDGSIWMLIPTFFLQMGIGLVLGIIFGRLASYSINNIKLGSSALYPILSVAFALITYGITAFVGGSGFLAVYIAALVIGNRELTYRYSIFQFNEGFAWMAQILMFIILGLLAFPEQVFSSAVIVDGLILSILLIVVARPLAVFLSLIKLKYSVKEKLFISWAGLRGAVPIVLATFPIVEGLENSQIIFNIVFFIVLTSALVQGASISWVAKKLDLVGPQKDVPHHSIELISMGKAAAEMVQFQTSEESALVGQKLKELTLPNHSNINAIIRDNQVITPYGETVIQAGDFLYILVESKYKDQLKKRLEQRASKKDRG; this is translated from the coding sequence ATGTTTTTTGATACATTTGGAACAGATGCATTTTTATTATTAGTCGCTTTCCTGCTGTTCAGCGGAATCTTCGCCGCTAAGTTTTCCAACAGGTGGGGTGTACCTTCCCTCATCTTGTTCATCATCGTAGGTATGCTTGTAGGAAGTGACGGACTCGGAATCATTTATTTCGATAACGCAGATACAGCTCAGCTTATCGGTGTGCTGGCTTTGGTGATCATCTTATTTGAAGGTGGTCTGCATACGAAATGGGCAACGGTCCGTTCGGTAGCCGTGCCCTCTCTATCACTCGCTACCGTGGGAGTCTTAGTAACCTCCTCGACGATTGGAGTCGCTGCCTATCTCCTCTTCGATTTAACATTACTGGAAGGTCTCCTTCTAGGTGCTATTGTTGGATCGACAGACGCCGCCGCGGTTTTTGCGGCTTTGAAAGAAAGAAATATAAAGGCAAAGATGGGTGCCACATTGGAAGCAGAATCAGGAACCAATGATCCGATGGCCGTTTTCCTCACGCTTTCATTCATTGAGCTGATCACCAAGCCGGATGGTTCGATCTGGATGCTGATCCCGACCTTTTTTCTCCAAATGGGGATAGGTCTCGTGTTGGGGATCATTTTTGGGAGGCTCGCTTCTTATTCCATCAATAATATTAAACTAGGGTCCAGCGCATTATACCCTATTCTTTCGGTAGCCTTCGCCCTGATTACTTATGGGATTACGGCATTCGTCGGGGGAAGTGGATTCCTAGCCGTTTATATTGCTGCCCTTGTTATAGGAAACAGGGAGCTTACGTACCGTTATTCCATCTTTCAATTCAATGAAGGATTCGCCTGGATGGCTCAGATCCTTATGTTCATCATCTTGGGACTTCTCGCGTTCCCGGAGCAGGTTTTCTCTTCTGCTGTCATCGTAGATGGCTTGATTCTCTCCATCCTGTTGATTGTCGTCGCCCGTCCGCTCGCCGTTTTCTTATCCTTGATCAAGCTAAAGTATTCCGTCAAGGAGAAGCTCTTCATTTCATGGGCGGGATTGCGCGGAGCCGTACCGATTGTGCTCGCTACCTTTCCGATTGTAGAAGGTTTGGAGAACAGTCAAATCATCTTCAATATCGTCTTCTTCATCGTTCTGACCTCTGCTCTCGTGCAAGGGGCCAGCATCTCTTGGGTGGCCAAGAAGCTGGACTTGGTCGGACCTCAGAAAGATGTACCGCACCACTCGATCGAGCTTATATCGATGGGGAAAGCGGCCGCTGAAATGGTGCAGTTCCAAACGAGCGAAGAATCCGCGCTTGTCGGCCAGAAATTGAAAGAATTGACGCTGCCGAATCATTCAAATATTAACGCAATCATCAGAGACAACCAGGTCATCACCCCCTATGGCGAGACCGTGATTCAAGCCGGCGACTTCCTATATATTCTCGTCGAATCTAAATATAAAGATCAGTTAAAAAAACGCTTGGAGCAGCGAGCATCAAAAAAAGATCGAGGATAG
- a CDS encoding M20/M25/M40 family metallo-hydrolase, with amino-acid sequence MNEDRLNFLMELLTTPSPSSMEMEIQKKWIADMEEAADEIRTDNAGNAIAVLNPDADFKILLAGHCDEIALVINRIDEQGYLHFDKMGGINPKAAVGMKVRVLGEEKELTGVIGVNAQHHGGLKGDFGVEDLFIDCGAKSKDEIAEYVQIGDLAVYKREPEILMDRYIAGRGLDNRTGQFIVGEVLRRLKDKKLRVGVYAASTVNEETNMGGAYFAAAGIQPNMAIACDVTFATDYPGVNKSKYGDVRLDGGPVLAKGAPINRKINKWLERSAKKLNMDVQYELTPRMTGTDADKMRLTGSGVPVSLVSLPLRYMHSPVETVSMKDIEEEIELLVDMIAGMTGEESLNPLED; translated from the coding sequence ATGAATGAAGATCGACTTAATTTCTTAATGGAACTATTGACTACCCCGTCCCCCTCCAGCATGGAGATGGAGATACAGAAGAAATGGATTGCGGATATGGAAGAAGCAGCGGATGAGATAAGAACCGATAATGCCGGTAATGCGATTGCAGTCCTTAACCCGGATGCGGACTTCAAGATCCTGCTTGCAGGTCACTGTGATGAAATTGCATTAGTCATCAACAGGATTGATGAACAAGGATATCTCCATTTTGATAAAATGGGAGGCATCAATCCGAAAGCAGCTGTCGGTATGAAAGTGAGAGTCCTTGGGGAAGAAAAGGAGCTGACAGGAGTGATCGGCGTCAATGCGCAGCACCACGGAGGCTTAAAAGGGGATTTCGGTGTGGAAGATCTCTTTATCGATTGTGGAGCAAAATCCAAGGATGAAATCGCAGAGTACGTGCAGATTGGCGATCTTGCTGTCTACAAACGAGAGCCTGAGATACTTATGGATCGTTACATAGCAGGTCGTGGACTGGATAATAGAACGGGGCAGTTCATCGTTGGGGAAGTTTTACGACGGTTAAAGGACAAGAAGCTCCGTGTAGGTGTTTATGCGGCGAGCACGGTCAATGAAGAAACGAACATGGGTGGTGCGTACTTCGCAGCAGCGGGCATACAGCCGAACATGGCGATCGCCTGCGACGTGACGTTTGCCACGGACTACCCTGGAGTAAATAAAAGCAAATATGGAGACGTCCGGCTCGATGGTGGACCGGTTCTTGCCAAGGGAGCGCCGATCAACCGTAAGATCAACAAATGGCTGGAACGCTCGGCCAAAAAGTTGAACATGGACGTCCAGTACGAATTGACACCAAGGATGACAGGCACCGATGCGGATAAGATGCGGTTGACGGGAAGTGGAGTACCGGTCAGTCTCGTCTCTTTACCCCTCCGTTATATGCACTCTCCAGTTGAAACAGTAAGCATGAAGGATATAGAAGAGGAGATTGAGCTTCTCGTCGACATGATTGCCGGTATGACCGGGGAAGAAAGCTTGAATCCACTTGAAGATTAA